From Oceanipulchritudo coccoides, the proteins below share one genomic window:
- a CDS encoding DUF4870 domain-containing protein gives MTETQPIISNTNDKLWNVLCHLSAFLGVALILPLIVYLVTKDDANSTIPAHAKETLNFHISLFIYAIISSILIVVVIGIFLLIAVGIAGIVLAIVGAIKASNNELYRYPLTIRLIK, from the coding sequence ATGACCGAAACACAACCGATCATCTCAAACACGAACGACAAACTCTGGAACGTGCTCTGCCACCTTTCGGCCTTTCTGGGAGTTGCGCTGATCCTTCCGCTGATTGTTTATCTGGTGACCAAGGATGATGCCAATTCAACGATTCCGGCGCACGCCAAGGAAACGCTGAATTTCCATATTTCGCTGTTCATCTACGCCATCATCAGCTCAATCCTGATAGTGGTTGTCATTGGAATTTTCCTGCTGATTGCGGTCGGTATTGCGGGCATTGTCCTGGCAATTGTCGGTGCGATCAAGGCGTCCAACAACGAGCTTTACCGCTACCCGCTGACGATCCGCTTGATCAAGTAA
- a CDS encoding GIY-YIG nuclease family protein — MRIRAKAARRSSATAGEGGLTTVTLPPHQFQVFHLVQIERINAVPSKAWGHQVPCVRTVYLIQSIPYPNQRYVGFTRNLRKRLKKHNKGGSPHTSKYKPWGLVTYISFSSESSATAFEAYLKSGSGRAFARKRLW, encoded by the coding sequence GTGAGGATTAGAGCGAAGGCTGCCCGCCGAAGCTCCGCGACAGCGGGCGAAGGAGGGCTCACTACTGTGACCTTACCCCCCCATCAATTCCAAGTATTCCATCTGGTCCAAATAGAGCGAATTAATGCTGTGCCAAGCAAGGCATGGGGTCATCAAGTTCCCTGCGTGCGCACCGTCTACCTGATCCAAAGTATTCCGTATCCAAACCAACGATATGTCGGATTTACCCGCAATCTCCGGAAGCGCTTGAAGAAACACAACAAGGGGGGATCGCCGCACACTTCGAAATACAAGCCATGGGGGTTGGTAACCTATATATCGTTCTCCTCGGAATCCTCGGCCACGGCTTTTGAAGCATATTTGAAAAGCGGTTCCGGGCGTGCATTTGCGAGGAAAAGGTTGTGGTGA
- a CDS encoding efflux transporter outer membrane subunit, with the protein MNFRKIILIVAVAMLSAGCVQVTPPGEETLSVTVPQGWGTGSVSGSPADGWIESFGDEGLSAVMAEALSGNLQLQAALSRLEQAEALARIEGADRWPDLSLSGSASRQMSNNLIDPPVRTRSDRFGLDAVVSWELDLWGRVRARALAANADAEAAQADYAALRLSIASRVANAWFATIAARRQEALALETVTSFEANLTTVQERFERGLSPALDLRLTRANVANARATQALQKRLADSSARQLEVLLGRYPSATVSVSDELPVLLEPVPAGLPSELLLRRPDILGSANRLMAADARLKESKRALLPAIRLTGSYGRASNDLDNILKDSFDVWSLLGNITAPLFQGGRLRANVDRSDARLNESVANYRDTVLTAFREVESALAGEAYLQQQLEALQVSVEESTGAQELAEERYERGLVDIITVLESQRRAFNARSAYISLQNELLQNRLALYLALGGNIR; encoded by the coding sequence ATGAATTTTAGGAAAATTATTTTAATCGTTGCGGTAGCCATGCTGTCTGCGGGCTGCGTTCAGGTAACGCCGCCGGGTGAGGAAACGCTGAGTGTCACGGTGCCGCAAGGGTGGGGCACGGGGTCTGTTTCGGGATCACCAGCAGACGGCTGGATTGAGTCTTTTGGCGATGAGGGATTGTCAGCCGTGATGGCTGAAGCGCTATCCGGTAATTTACAATTGCAGGCAGCCCTCTCCCGCTTGGAGCAAGCGGAGGCCCTTGCCCGTATTGAGGGAGCAGACCGCTGGCCGGATCTATCCCTTTCTGGAAGCGCCAGCCGGCAGATGAGCAACAATTTGATTGATCCGCCCGTGCGGACACGCAGCGACCGCTTCGGGCTGGATGCCGTAGTCAGCTGGGAACTTGATCTCTGGGGTCGGGTCCGTGCACGGGCGCTGGCCGCTAACGCTGATGCTGAAGCGGCACAGGCGGATTACGCGGCGCTTCGCTTGTCAATCGCCAGCCGCGTTGCCAATGCCTGGTTTGCGACGATTGCGGCCCGCCGGCAGGAGGCTTTGGCCCTGGAAACAGTGACCTCTTTTGAAGCAAACCTGACAACCGTGCAGGAGCGCTTTGAGCGCGGATTAAGTCCTGCTCTGGACCTTCGCCTGACGCGGGCCAATGTTGCCAACGCACGGGCGACACAAGCCTTGCAGAAGCGTCTTGCCGACAGTTCAGCGCGGCAACTTGAAGTGCTTCTTGGCAGGTATCCTTCAGCCACCGTGAGCGTTTCAGATGAATTGCCGGTATTACTGGAACCTGTTCCCGCTGGTCTGCCGTCCGAGCTGCTCCTGCGGCGACCCGACATCCTGGGATCAGCCAACCGCCTGATGGCCGCGGATGCGCGCCTGAAGGAAAGCAAGCGGGCGCTTCTACCAGCAATCCGCCTCACTGGAAGCTATGGCCGGGCCAGCAACGACCTGGATAACATATTGAAGGATTCCTTCGACGTCTGGAGCTTGCTGGGAAATATCACTGCCCCGCTTTTCCAGGGTGGCCGCCTGCGCGCCAATGTGGACCGCTCGGATGCGCGACTCAATGAGAGTGTCGCAAATTACCGGGACACGGTATTGACTGCTTTCCGGGAAGTGGAATCAGCCCTTGCCGGCGAAGCCTATCTGCAGCAGCAACTGGAGGCCCTGCAGGTGTCCGTTGAGGAATCAACAGGAGCCCAGGAGCTGGCCGAGGAACGGTACGAGCGCGGACTGGTCGACATTATCACCGTATTGGAGTCCCAGCGTCGCGCCTTCAACGCGAGGAGCGCATACATTTCCCTGCAGAATGAGCTCCTCCAGAACCGTCTGGCCCTGTATCTGGCCCTTGGCGGTAACATTCGTTGA
- a CDS encoding efflux RND transporter periplasmic adaptor subunit gives MKKLLRLFLPVLILGGGILFIVYLNLTKPVTERRKPPEPIVQVDAVRLQPETYTITIRSQGSVRARTESTLIPEVSGRILSISSNFREGGFFSKGDILLEIDSSDYLTALTVAEANLAEARVRMAEEEAQSGQARRDWERLGSGETPSDLVLRSPQLALARANVAAAEARVQQARRDLDRTRVSAPYDGRVLTKRVDVGQVVSPGNLLAEIYAVDYAEIRLPLTTDQYAMLDMAPVARGAEQDEQVDIPVRLFAQFGQETISWTGRITRVEGAIDTRNRQVYVVAQVDDPYGSVHSRPLKVGLFVEAEIGGKTLEDVFVLPRTALRESKFVLTIDSEKRLKRVPVTPLWADSEEIIFFEESIAPGTLVSLTQMALAIDGMHVQPSVVTDESGPAEMEIDPETLASKSPVPSP, from the coding sequence ATGAAGAAGCTTTTACGTCTTTTCCTGCCTGTGTTGATCCTGGGCGGGGGTATTCTCTTTATTGTCTACCTGAACCTGACCAAGCCGGTTACCGAGCGCCGCAAGCCGCCCGAGCCCATCGTCCAGGTGGATGCGGTACGTCTGCAACCCGAGACCTACACCATTACCATTCGCTCCCAAGGCTCTGTCCGGGCGCGCACGGAAAGCACGCTGATTCCCGAGGTTTCCGGGCGGATCCTGTCGATTTCCTCCAATTTCCGGGAAGGGGGATTTTTCTCCAAGGGAGATATCCTGCTGGAGATTGATTCAAGTGACTATCTGACAGCACTCACGGTGGCGGAGGCCAATCTTGCCGAGGCGCGAGTCCGCATGGCTGAGGAGGAAGCCCAATCTGGCCAGGCCCGGCGTGACTGGGAACGTCTGGGCTCAGGTGAGACACCTTCAGATCTGGTTTTGCGGAGTCCGCAGCTCGCCCTTGCCCGCGCCAATGTGGCCGCGGCGGAGGCACGGGTCCAGCAGGCTCGTCGCGACCTCGACCGGACACGTGTATCGGCCCCATACGACGGTCGAGTGCTGACAAAGCGTGTGGATGTCGGGCAAGTCGTCAGCCCCGGCAACTTGCTCGCTGAAATTTATGCAGTGGATTACGCCGAGATCCGCCTACCCTTGACAACTGACCAATACGCCATGCTCGACATGGCCCCGGTGGCCCGTGGGGCTGAGCAAGATGAACAAGTAGATATTCCGGTGCGCTTGTTCGCTCAATTTGGACAGGAAACAATTTCCTGGACCGGCCGGATCACCCGGGTTGAAGGGGCAATCGACACCCGAAACCGTCAGGTTTATGTCGTCGCTCAAGTTGACGATCCCTATGGGTCAGTGCATTCAAGGCCGCTCAAGGTCGGGCTATTCGTCGAAGCCGAGATTGGGGGAAAAACGCTTGAGGATGTTTTTGTCCTGCCAAGGACCGCCCTCAGGGAATCCAAGTTTGTCCTGACAATTGACAGCGAGAAGCGTCTCAAACGTGTTCCTGTCACTCCTCTCTGGGCCGATTCGGAAGAAATTATCTTCTTCGAGGAATCTATCGCACCCGGAACTTTGGTTTCATTAACACAGATGGCCTTGGCGATCGATGGAATGCATGTTCAGCCATCAGTTGTGACCGATGAATCCGGACCGGCGGAGATGGAGATTGATCCGGAAACCCTGGCCTCAAAGTCACCCGTCCCGAGTCCATAG
- a CDS encoding efflux RND transporter permease subunit: MIEYFARNRVAANLLMASVCVLGLVSAFNRLTLEVFPSVEADVVNVRVFYPGSTPTESEEAIGIRIEEAIQDLEGIDRLYTNATEGLVTVTAEVIRGYDPRELLDDIKNRVDSISTFPEDAERPVIEQPAISERVLNIVLSGPLTETDLKKLGERIREEITNLPGVTQVGLRGARPYEIAIEVSEKTLQAYNLTFADVATAIRRSSVDLSAGRIRTAGGDILLRTDAQAYVQEEFEEIVVRTDPNGTRITLADISEVRDGFDENVMYSEFNGNRAVMVDVFRVGDQDVIEIARTVKDYLERSQSTLPEGVSLNIWNDWSETIRDRLDTLSGSLLWGGLLVFLILAMFLRFSVAIFVAIGVPVSFLGGLALMPLFDITLNLLSMFAFIMVLGIVVDDAIVTGENIFNHLRRRKGSATDAAIAGTKEVSVPVTFGVITTMIAFVPLMLLPGRRGEFFSVIAVIVIIVLAFSLVQSKLVLPAHMSYLVNIGKRDEKLNFLQRFQRIFSDGLEWFIRNIYRKLLHVAIKHRYSTAAFFIVIFMIMIAMLSTGRLKFFFFPRVENDWVTVRLEMPIGTPVEVTERYVMAIADGAQKVKDDFNSQYGDGTVRNMLMTVGGQPFGSRRSGGASGQSHLGEMILELAPGEIRNPAVSAFTVSQAWRKNVGVVPGGEVSYIFSRASGGAPIDVQLSGPDFEQLDLLAADIKEQLTTYPGVVDIVDSFESGKDEIKLKLKPAATNLGLTSQDLARQVRQAFFGLEAQRIQRGRDDVRVMVRYPQDERRSLENLENMRIRTPDGYEVPFSEVAIAEMGKSLPSIRRVDRNRTLNITADIEEGKGDVEAVKADLVQGFLPALLASHPEVSFSLEGEAREQRESFESLRYGILLVLFGIYMMLAIVFRSYLQPFIVMLIIPFSIVGAIAFHLVRGDTLSIMSILGILALIGVVVNDSLVLVDYVNRHRKQGFSLLRAVSYAGIARFRPILLTSLTTIGGLTPLLLEKSRQAQWLIPMAVSLAGGIAFATFITLFLVPIVYLIFEDIAKGARRAWNWWRG, encoded by the coding sequence ATGATCGAATATTTTGCACGAAACCGGGTTGCTGCCAACCTGCTTATGGCCTCTGTCTGTGTGCTGGGCCTAGTCTCAGCCTTCAACCGCCTTACGCTTGAGGTCTTTCCAAGTGTCGAGGCGGATGTGGTCAACGTCCGCGTCTTCTATCCCGGGTCGACGCCGACAGAATCGGAGGAGGCCATCGGGATCCGCATTGAAGAGGCCATTCAGGACCTGGAAGGTATCGACAGGCTCTATACAAACGCCACGGAAGGCCTAGTCACCGTCACCGCTGAGGTTATTCGCGGATATGATCCCCGCGAGTTGCTTGACGATATCAAGAACCGGGTTGATTCGATCAGTACATTTCCGGAGGACGCTGAGCGTCCCGTCATTGAGCAGCCGGCCATTTCCGAGCGGGTCCTGAACATTGTTCTTTCGGGTCCATTGACCGAGACGGATTTGAAGAAGCTTGGTGAGCGCATCCGCGAGGAAATCACCAACCTTCCGGGAGTCACGCAGGTGGGCCTGCGCGGCGCACGGCCATACGAGATAGCCATCGAAGTATCGGAAAAAACACTACAGGCCTACAATCTCACCTTTGCCGATGTGGCCACGGCCATCCGTCGGTCCTCGGTGGATCTCTCTGCTGGCCGTATCCGAACCGCCGGAGGGGATATCCTGTTGAGGACGGATGCCCAGGCGTATGTGCAGGAGGAGTTTGAGGAAATTGTCGTCCGGACAGATCCCAACGGGACGCGAATCACCCTGGCTGATATTTCGGAAGTCCGGGACGGCTTTGACGAGAACGTCATGTATTCTGAATTCAACGGTAATCGTGCTGTCATGGTTGATGTTTTCCGTGTAGGGGACCAGGACGTGATCGAGATTGCCCGGACGGTGAAGGATTATCTTGAGCGATCCCAATCAACTTTGCCCGAGGGGGTCAGCTTGAACATCTGGAACGACTGGTCAGAGACCATCCGGGATCGCTTGGATACCCTCAGCGGCAGCCTCCTCTGGGGAGGTCTTCTGGTATTCCTGATTCTCGCCATGTTCCTGCGGTTTTCCGTGGCCATCTTTGTCGCGATCGGGGTGCCGGTAAGTTTTCTCGGTGGATTGGCGCTGATGCCCTTGTTCGATATCACTCTGAACCTGTTGTCCATGTTCGCGTTTATCATGGTGTTGGGGATTGTTGTGGATGACGCCATCGTGACCGGGGAGAATATTTTCAACCATCTTCGTCGGCGCAAGGGAAGTGCGACCGACGCTGCTATTGCCGGGACCAAAGAGGTCAGTGTCCCAGTCACTTTCGGGGTCATCACGACCATGATCGCCTTTGTTCCCCTGATGCTCCTGCCAGGTCGTCGAGGTGAATTTTTCTCGGTCATCGCGGTGATTGTCATCATCGTCCTGGCCTTCTCCCTCGTGCAATCAAAGCTCGTTTTGCCCGCCCACATGAGCTACCTCGTGAATATCGGAAAACGGGATGAGAAACTGAATTTTCTCCAGCGTTTCCAACGGATTTTTTCCGACGGGCTTGAATGGTTTATCCGCAACATCTACCGGAAGCTCCTGCATGTTGCGATCAAGCACCGGTATAGCACAGCTGCCTTCTTTATCGTCATCTTCATGATCATGATCGCCATGCTTTCGACCGGGCGGCTCAAGTTCTTTTTCTTTCCGCGTGTGGAAAACGATTGGGTGACCGTGAGATTGGAAATGCCCATTGGCACACCTGTGGAAGTGACGGAACGCTATGTCATGGCGATCGCTGACGGTGCGCAGAAGGTGAAGGATGATTTTAACTCGCAATACGGGGATGGCACCGTCCGCAACATGCTGATGACGGTCGGGGGGCAACCCTTTGGCAGTAGGCGGAGTGGTGGGGCATCCGGCCAGAGTCATCTGGGTGAGATGATTCTTGAGCTGGCGCCCGGAGAAATACGAAACCCCGCGGTTTCGGCCTTTACGGTATCCCAGGCATGGCGGAAAAATGTCGGGGTTGTTCCCGGTGGTGAGGTCAGTTATATCTTTTCCAGAGCCAGTGGCGGTGCGCCTATTGATGTCCAGTTATCCGGGCCGGATTTTGAGCAGCTCGATCTCCTTGCCGCTGACATCAAGGAACAGCTGACAACTTATCCGGGCGTGGTGGATATCGTCGATTCTTTTGAATCCGGCAAGGACGAGATCAAGCTCAAGCTGAAGCCCGCCGCGACCAATCTCGGACTGACTTCACAGGATCTTGCGCGCCAGGTAAGGCAGGCATTCTTCGGTCTTGAGGCACAACGCATTCAGCGCGGACGGGATGATGTCCGCGTCATGGTACGCTATCCGCAGGATGAGCGGCGCAGTCTTGAGAATCTCGAGAACATGCGCATCCGCACACCGGACGGCTACGAGGTTCCCTTTTCAGAAGTGGCAATTGCCGAGATGGGAAAAAGCCTCCCGTCAATCCGCCGCGTTGACCGCAATCGCACCCTCAATATTACAGCCGATATTGAGGAAGGGAAGGGTGATGTGGAAGCGGTCAAGGCAGACCTTGTTCAGGGTTTTCTGCCAGCGCTGCTGGCTTCCCACCCGGAAGTCTCTTTCTCCCTTGAAGGTGAGGCGCGTGAACAACGGGAGAGCTTCGAAAGTCTACGCTACGGCATCCTCTTGGTCCTCTTCGGTATCTACATGATGCTGGCCATTGTCTTCCGGTCCTATCTGCAACCCTTTATCGTCATGCTGATCATTCCCTTCAGCATCGTCGGGGCAATTGCCTTTCACCTCGTTCGTGGGGATACCCTCAGCATCATGTCCATTCTGGGGATTCTCGCCCTCATTGGCGTGGTCGTGAATGACAGCCTGGTCCTTGTCGATTACGTCAATCGACACCGCAAACAGGGTTTTTCCCTCCTGCGGGCCGTCTCCTATGCCGGCATCGCCCGCTTCCGGCCCATCCTCTTGACCTCCCTCACCACCATCGGGGGCCTCACGCCGCTTCTTCTCGAAAAAAGCCGCCAGGCCCAGTGGCTTATCCCCATGGCCGTCTCCCTCGCCGGCGGAATCGCTTTTGCCACCTTTATTACGCTCTTCCTCGTCCCCATCGTTTATCTCATCTTTGAGGATATCGCCAAGGGCGCCCGCCGCGCCTGGAATTGGTGGCGGGGGTAG
- the gndA gene encoding NADP-dependent phosphogluconate dehydrogenase, translating to MSEETKSEIGLIGLAVMGQNLALNVADHGFRISVYNRTTSKMEEFVAKHPDTPGGLVGEATLEGFVASLKRPRKVIILVQAGWATDKVIEGLVPLMEEGDIIIDGGNAKWTDTIRREKELTAKGLRFIGSGVSGGEEGARFGPSLMPGGTKEAWKHLEPVWSAIAAKVDPKTGRPLEGAKPGKPVEGGFSCSAYIGENGAGHYVKMVHNGIEYGDMQMICEAYDLMQGVLGLSAPEMGEVFTKWNSGMLDSFLIEITADILKQTDPETGKPFVDVVLDTAGQKGTGKWTSVNALDMGVPAPTVAEAVFARCLSAVKEERVAAEKILKGPEGFSFEGDKEAFIQAIHDALYCSKICSYAQGFQLMREAQKEYDWTLNFGEIAQIWRGGCIIRAAFLQKITEAYERDPDLANLLLDPYFNKTIQDAQANWRKVVGIAAQAGISIPTFSSALSYYDGYRTARLPQNLLQGQRDFFGAHTYERLDKPRGEFFHIDWPDPKRPQIKA from the coding sequence ATGAGCGAAGAGACAAAATCTGAAATCGGGCTAATTGGCCTGGCAGTGATGGGGCAGAACCTTGCCTTGAACGTGGCGGACCACGGGTTCCGCATCTCGGTGTACAACCGGACGACGAGCAAGATGGAGGAATTTGTGGCGAAGCATCCGGACACGCCCGGCGGGCTGGTGGGGGAAGCGACGCTGGAAGGTTTTGTGGCCTCGTTGAAACGCCCGCGCAAAGTGATCATTCTGGTGCAGGCGGGCTGGGCGACGGACAAAGTGATTGAAGGACTTGTTCCGCTGATGGAGGAGGGCGACATCATTATTGACGGAGGGAATGCCAAGTGGACCGATACCATCCGCCGCGAGAAGGAGCTGACAGCCAAGGGACTGCGCTTCATAGGAAGCGGGGTTTCCGGGGGAGAGGAAGGCGCGCGCTTTGGCCCAAGCCTGATGCCCGGAGGCACCAAGGAAGCATGGAAGCATCTGGAACCAGTCTGGTCGGCGATTGCCGCCAAGGTGGACCCGAAGACCGGCCGTCCGCTTGAAGGGGCAAAGCCTGGCAAACCGGTTGAAGGGGGCTTTTCCTGCTCCGCCTATATTGGTGAAAACGGCGCCGGGCATTATGTGAAAATGGTGCACAACGGCATCGAGTATGGTGACATGCAGATGATCTGTGAAGCATACGACCTGATGCAGGGCGTGCTTGGCCTGAGTGCCCCGGAGATGGGCGAAGTCTTCACGAAATGGAACAGCGGCATGCTCGACAGTTTCCTGATTGAGATTACCGCGGACATTTTAAAGCAGACCGATCCGGAAACGGGTAAACCTTTTGTCGATGTGGTACTTGATACGGCCGGGCAAAAAGGCACCGGCAAGTGGACCAGCGTCAACGCGCTCGACATGGGCGTGCCTGCCCCGACCGTGGCGGAAGCGGTCTTTGCCCGCTGCCTGAGCGCGGTGAAAGAGGAGCGCGTTGCGGCCGAGAAAATCCTGAAGGGCCCGGAAGGGTTCAGCTTTGAAGGCGACAAGGAAGCCTTCATCCAGGCAATCCACGACGCGTTGTATTGTTCCAAGATCTGTTCCTATGCGCAGGGTTTCCAGCTCATGCGTGAGGCGCAGAAGGAATATGATTGGACATTGAATTTTGGCGAGATTGCGCAGATCTGGCGCGGCGGTTGTATCATCCGTGCCGCTTTCCTGCAAAAGATCACGGAGGCCTACGAGCGTGATCCCGACCTGGCCAACCTTCTTTTGGACCCGTATTTCAACAAGACCATCCAGGACGCGCAGGCCAACTGGCGGAAAGTGGTGGGAATTGCCGCCCAGGCAGGCATCAGTATCCCAACTTTCAGCAGTGCGCTTAGCTACTACGATGGCTACCGCACGGCACGCCTGCCGCAAAACCTGCTGCAGGGTCAGCGGGACTTTTTTGGTGCGCATACCTACGAGCGCCTCGACAAGCCCCGCGGGGAATTCTTTCACATCGACTGGCCGGATCCCAAGCGCCCACAGATCAAGGCGTAG
- a CDS encoding MFS transporter, protein MKKSPQADPAADGPVSLAPYSNLLKFGFFNATTWMIGLGTPLVLLAGQLGASSFEVGMAYAFVFLLLPVQIIATATLPRFGYKRQVIFGWASRGIFLLIPLGIVWMAPAAPQRWMVYALIASAFFFSLFRAMGSCGVMPLIYATLPESVRGRYFSTDQAVTGISGILTLLFCSLLFRYLPIYQAFFWQYLYAIAGVFFTIYFLSKVKDPPKPKETSLRRIFSETPKICLRSSPFRQYLVFMIASAVMGTAFVPLKAYYLKVDAGVGVDLILTYTAIQYAGAIIGTLFMRGRIDQIGVKPVFRVSLVLSLGISAFWYFLVTGHQLLLLFLPLAYFCFGIAASLWITAHLKYLPRVCDDEQQALHVSVHSAVVGLIGGLAPIAWGFLVKIPGGLPGVQPDRFGLYFLGLLGVQLGLLFYVPWLTSEHRERPSIQTGANLLRPFRYIGQLINFLPSGPTKGTKETTLPK, encoded by the coding sequence ATGAAAAAGTCCCCGCAAGCTGACCCCGCCGCGGATGGACCCGTGTCGCTCGCCCCGTATTCAAACCTGCTCAAGTTCGGGTTTTTCAATGCGACCACATGGATGATAGGGTTGGGAACACCGCTGGTTCTCCTGGCGGGACAATTGGGGGCGAGTTCCTTCGAAGTCGGCATGGCCTACGCCTTTGTTTTCCTGCTCCTTCCTGTGCAGATAATCGCCACTGCCACCCTGCCCCGCTTTGGCTACAAGCGACAGGTCATCTTCGGATGGGCGAGTCGTGGAATCTTCCTCCTTATTCCGCTGGGAATTGTCTGGATGGCCCCCGCCGCGCCACAGCGCTGGATGGTCTACGCCCTCATTGCCTCAGCCTTCTTTTTCAGCCTGTTCCGGGCAATGGGCAGTTGCGGAGTCATGCCGCTTATATACGCCACGCTTCCGGAATCCGTCCGTGGCCGCTACTTCAGCACCGACCAGGCGGTCACTGGCATCTCCGGCATCCTCACCCTGCTCTTCTGCTCACTGCTTTTCCGATATCTTCCCATCTATCAGGCCTTTTTCTGGCAATACCTCTATGCGATTGCCGGCGTCTTCTTCACGATCTACTTTCTGTCCAAGGTCAAGGATCCACCAAAGCCGAAGGAAACCAGCTTGCGGAGGATCTTTTCAGAGACACCGAAAATCTGCCTTCGCTCCTCCCCGTTTCGCCAATACCTGGTCTTCATGATTGCCTCCGCTGTCATGGGAACAGCTTTTGTCCCGCTTAAGGCCTACTACCTGAAAGTTGATGCGGGCGTCGGGGTCGACTTGATTCTCACCTACACCGCCATCCAGTATGCCGGCGCTATCATCGGGACACTGTTCATGCGCGGCAGGATCGATCAGATCGGGGTCAAGCCGGTCTTCCGGGTCTCCCTCGTCCTGAGCCTGGGCATCAGCGCCTTCTGGTACTTTCTCGTCACCGGTCACCAACTGCTGCTCCTGTTTCTCCCGCTCGCCTACTTTTGTTTCGGAATCGCCGCCAGCCTCTGGATCACCGCCCACCTGAAATATCTCCCACGGGTTTGCGATGACGAACAACAAGCCCTGCATGTCTCCGTCCACAGTGCGGTCGTTGGCCTCATTGGTGGACTTGCTCCCATCGCATGGGGCTTCCTTGTGAAAATACCAGGTGGCCTGCCCGGGGTGCAACCCGACCGCTTTGGCCTCTATTTTCTTGGCCTTCTCGGTGTCCAGCTCGGATTGCTTTTCTACGTCCCATGGCTCACCTCAGAGCACAGGGAACGACCATCCATCCAGACTGGTGCCAATCTGTTACGCCCGTTCCGCTATATCGGCCAGTTGATCAACTTCCTGCCCAGCGGGCCAACAAAAGGTACTAAAGAAACGACGCTGCCAAAATAG
- the argH gene encoding argininosuccinate lyase → MSEKKQATWGGRFSEGPADQMVRFSESVSFDQRLAPYDIQGSMAHARMLASVGLVSEEEAAAICSGLERIGEEIRSGNFTWDPAFEDVHMNIEQALTKAVPEAAKLHTARSRNDQVATDMRLFFMDAGEQLASVLKGLMRALLNQAEAVREIAIPGYTHLQRAQPVSMAHHLLAYMEMFSRDLERVQEFDKRARVCPLGSGAIAGTTLPIDREFVARELGFVDEQGNPQVTRNSMDAVADRDLFIEFAGVCSLVATHLSRVAEDIILWSSQEFGFVRLPDAYTTGSSLMPQKKNPDSLELIRGKSARIMGQLTTLLTLVKGLPLTYNRDLQEDKPPVFDCLDMTLDCLLVLEGTIAGMAVNPEPCKKAVSDPLLLATDLVDYLVLKGVPFRDAHHIVGALVGLSEKSACSLNDIPLDEAQKICPQIEADWTECFSVKKALSLRERPGMPGPQQIGVELKRWKTVLNS, encoded by the coding sequence ATGTCAGAGAAAAAGCAGGCAACCTGGGGCGGACGGTTCAGCGAGGGTCCGGCCGACCAAATGGTGCGGTTCAGCGAGTCGGTCTCCTTCGACCAGCGACTCGCCCCCTATGACATCCAGGGCAGCATGGCACATGCCCGCATGCTCGCCAGCGTCGGTTTGGTCTCGGAGGAAGAGGCAGCCGCCATCTGTTCGGGTCTTGAGCGCATTGGTGAAGAAATCCGTTCCGGGAATTTTACCTGGGATCCCGCCTTTGAAGATGTCCACATGAACATCGAGCAGGCCTTGACCAAGGCTGTACCAGAGGCGGCAAAGCTCCACACTGCACGCAGCCGCAATGACCAGGTTGCCACCGACATGCGACTCTTTTTCATGGATGCCGGCGAGCAACTGGCATCGGTACTGAAGGGGCTCATGCGGGCTTTGCTGAACCAGGCTGAAGCAGTACGCGAGATTGCTATTCCTGGATACACACATTTGCAACGCGCTCAGCCAGTCTCGATGGCGCATCACCTGCTCGCCTACATGGAAATGTTCTCGCGTGACCTTGAGCGGGTCCAGGAGTTTGATAAGCGAGCCCGGGTCTGTCCCTTGGGATCGGGTGCCATCGCCGGGACAACCCTGCCCATCGATCGGGAATTTGTCGCCCGCGAACTCGGCTTTGTCGATGAACAAGGTAACCCGCAAGTGACCCGCAACTCAATGGACGCTGTTGCTGACCGGGATCTTTTCATCGAGTTTGCCGGTGTCTGCTCACTGGTTGCGACGCACCTTTCACGGGTTGCCGAAGATATCATCCTCTGGAGCAGCCAGGAGTTTGGCTTTGTCCGCCTGCCGGATGCCTATACCACGGGCTCCAGCCTGATGCCGCAGAAAAAGAACCCGGATTCACTGGAACTGATCCGCGGCAAATCAGCAAGGATCATGGGCCAGCTCACCACGCTGCTCACCCTCGTGAAAGGCCTTCCGTTGACCTACAACCGCGACCTGCAGGAAGACAAACCACCGGTCTTCGACTGCCTCGACATGACCTTGGATTGCCTCCTCGTTCTTGAGGGCACAATCGCTGGCATGGCAGTCAATCCAGAGCCTTGCAAAAAAGCGGTTTCTGATCCGCTGCTTCTGGCCACTGATCTGGTTGACTATCTGGTCTTGAAAGGGGTCCCCTTCCGCGACGCGCACCACATTGTCGGTGCTCTGGTCGGCCTGTCCGAAAAGTCCGCCTGCTCCTTGAACGATATTCCCTTGGATGAAGCCCAGAAGATCTGCCCGCAGATCGAGGCAGACTGGACGGAGTGTTTCTCCGTGAAAAAAGCCCTCTCCTTGCGGGAACGCCCGGGAATGCCCGGACCACAACAAATTGGTGTGGAATTGAAACGCTGGAAGACAGTTCTGAATTCCTGA